One Syntrophorhabdus sp. DNA window includes the following coding sequences:
- the nrdR gene encoding transcriptional repressor NrdR codes for MKCPFCSYVESKVLDSRMSKEMDTIRRRRECLKCGKRFTTAERLEEGLPLVVKKDGRREVFDRTKILGGLNKACEKRPISVTNLEKIVSRIEYNLLEKGEREIKATEIGEMVMSELKTLDEVAYVRFASVYRQFRDINEFMSELTQLLLKKDEE; via the coding sequence ATGAAGTGTCCCTTCTGCAGCTACGTGGAAAGCAAGGTCCTCGATTCGAGGATGAGCAAGGAAATGGACACGATCCGGCGCCGACGCGAGTGTCTCAAATGCGGCAAACGGTTTACCACCGCCGAAAGGCTCGAGGAGGGACTGCCCCTTGTCGTCAAGAAGGACGGGAGGCGGGAAGTGTTCGACAGGACAAAGATCCTCGGCGGGCTGAACAAGGCCTGCGAGAAGAGACCCATCAGCGTTACCAACCTGGAAAAGATCGTCTCGAGGATCGAATACAATCTCCTCGAGAAGGGCGAGCGGGAAATAAAGGCCACGGAGATCGGCGAGATGGTCATGAGCGAGCTCAAAACCCTCGATGAGGTCGCGTATGTCCGCTTCGCTTCCGTTTACAGGCAATTCCGTGATATAAATGAGTTCATGAGCGAGCTGACCCAGTTGCTCTTGAAGAAGGATGAGGAGTGA